ACTACACAATCCAACAGGCAGGACGTCCacgaagggaaaggaaatgCGTCTGAACTAAAGACGAACGCCAATTAACAAAAAGGAGGCAACACCGACGAGACAAAGCAAAGGCAGCAAAACGAGGGAGGACGGTTCGGGATCAAGCAAAAACAAGCGGATGGGTTGGCGTAAGTGGGCGTGTGTTTGTAAAGAATATAAAAGAAAACTGCGCAGAAAGACGGAAAAAAACGGGACATGCGCAGCGATACGCGCACATCTGTTGGCATCAACACAGACCAACAAGCCCCTAAACcagctacacacacacgaacaagACGTCGTCAGAagtcttctcttctttcagCCTCTCATTCTTCCACAAAAACAAGTAAGGCAACAActacgcacgcgcacagcctcagcccacacacgcctctgctgcactgcggctacgcgctgctcctctagGACGgaccgcctgccgccgcagcagggccACGCGCCATATGGACTCGtccccgccccctcttcgGCCGCGTGCGGCGCGATGGGTGTCGGAGGTGCCAGGCTGACCCGCACACCTCGATCCACGCGGAAAGcgtccagggtcctgctcaAGGGCGAGGCGCTGGCGTCTGCCGTGCAGGTGGGCAGGGGATGCCGGTTAGGTGTCCGAGGCTGCTGATTAGGTCCGTCATCCATGCAGTGAACGTCGCCACCTCTGGCACTCACAATTTTGCAAGCTCAGCCAGCTTTACCCTTGTGCCTCAACCCACAGCCGCCAAACACAAACTGAAATGATAGATGCACGCGACGGACTAGCAGCATCACGGTGTGTGGCCCAATACGTCGCAACATGCCATTCTCCGCGCTTGCTTTTGTGTGTCATAGCGGATTCGGCACTCTGCACAGCAGACCAAACCTCATTTTTTGCTGCCTCACTCTCAGGGCGATAGCCACGAGCCAGCAGGGCCGCGGCTTCTGATTCGACGTCTGTCCGggccgcaccacctctccaTGGCGAGTGAGGAAGTGACGCTAAACGGAGAGGGCTGGTGCACGCATGCTAGGAATCGTTCCTCGTCCAGTGAGTCCGTCCGCAGCCTGCCAGCGAGTGGTGCGTTGAAGCACACGCGACGGCGTTGCACATGAaggaggtgtgtgtatgtgtgcgagGCCCCACAGGGAGTCGATGCCCGCATACCCACAGAGAAGCCACCAAAGTGGAGAAAGTGAAGCAAAAAAGAGCGAACCAAGAATGAGAGGGGTCACTGATGTCATCAGgtagccaccaccacaagaAACGACCCTGCAGTGTCGAAGGTAAGGGGGGACGAAGacgggggagagaaaaaaacgagaagTGGGTGATGAAGAAACACATCACGAGAAGGGATAAAAGCCAAGTGAAGATGTAAAGCAGGAGATATAAAAACGCAGTAGAGCAAACCGAGAGGGCAAGCGAACGATAACAAAAAACTTGGGCATCGACGAGCCTGCACAAGGGCAGCAGGGACGACAAAACAGAACACGCAAGAGGAAGAGTAAAGCATCTGAAAGGAAACTGATGATGTTTGGTGCAGCACAGAGAAGGCGCGGGCCGCTCGGGATGCTGAAACAAGCGAGACAGCGTGTTGGTGTAGAAGGATCACTTCATCGCTTGCACTGTGACAAGCTGTGAtaggcggctgcgctgccggcgtACAAACATAGACTCACTGATACTGCAAGGCTCGCTCGCCCTCACCTCGCTTGCATCGGCCGTGCGCTCCTCGCACTCTTCTTCttaccgccaccaccctgCTATACAGGGTGCCCACCATTGGTTTCTCGTGCTTGCTAAAAAGCCAAGCTGATACTCCTGCGTGCGTCTGCTGCGGACGAAGCAGACAAAAAAAAGTCCGCAAAGGCGCACACTTACGCGATGAGCTTCGTACTGAGGAGGTCCTTTTTCTGACTCTGTTAGCCAAATGAatgccctctccccttctccactCCCACCACTGATGGTATCACAGAGCGTACATGCGCGTGGGTCTGTGTCAGCAGAACAGCTTGGTGCTTTCAGAGGAGTACGGGTTGTTGTAATACCTCATCCGACCTGATGAAGGACTACCCGTGCCGATGGACTTCGGACCAGTCTGATCGCCTGAGAGCGTCGAGTTCGAGATGGGCGACGTGGACGGGGTGGTGCCAGGGGCGGAGGCCTCGTTGCCGCTGAGGGAGAGCATACCCCCTTCTTGCGCTGCCGTCGGTGATGGAGTCACTGGTGCTAATACGTTGCAGCTTGGCCTTATTAGCGAAATGGATGACAGGGAACCGCTCACGTTACAGAGATCGTTTTGGCGCTTCACATTGTGCACGTGGGTCCGCACAGCACGGCGCCACGACTCGGACGCATCCGTGCGGATCGTTGGCGACTCCGTCTTGTGCGCCGCACCGTTGAGAGGggcagtgccgctgccaaAGTTGTTGCTGGGTATAACAGAGCTCATGTCGGACGTACTCGCGCTGCTCAGAATGGACAACTTCGTAGAGGGCTGAAGAGCCACATTCATCTGACCACCTATCGGAGCGAAAGCACCCGGCACGGAGTGGCTTGTCGGCACACCGCCTGGCACAGGCATGCTCGTTGGAGAGGTGCGGTGAACACCAGTACTCTGCTGCAGGCTGCCACGCGCGCTGGGGAATGCCACAGACAGGGTAGAGCCTAAGCGAAGCGGTCCTGGTGGTGGAACTGAACcagtggcggaggtggcggtgggggcTGGTGGAGAACGGGTTGCCTCCGCGCCCCTTCGGGTAGGCGGCGCCGACATCATAAAGCCGCCGCTCTGATTggagccgccgccggcggtCTCATACCACGGGCCGCTGGCCGGCATCTGTGGAGACCCGccatcagctgcagcagtgacagCGGTGGAGTTTGCGTCGCCCGGGCTACTACTGCAGTGCAAGAAACCCCTGCTTGGGCAAACACCTCCACTGCTACCGCCAGTCCTCCCGTCAGAAAAGCTCTGGCAGTTCGACTTCGAGAAGGTCGAGAGTCCACTGTaaacggcggcagcgctagCGTCGAAGGACAGGGAAGCAGCCTGTTGATACGAGTGTCCCTGCATTGGCGCGGCGGCCGACGAGGAGTGCGGGCTAACAcggccctctctctcacctaCGTGAGTCAGAATTTGCTGATGATACCGTCCAGGGGAGCCTCCCATCATGTTCGACGCAAGCGATGCCACTGTAGCCGGCGTGCCACCTCCAGAGACGCTCACCTGCAGTGGCTGCGGCGTGCCTGGGTAGCAACTGATGGAGGTCTCACGAGGATCAGGCGGCGCATAGGCGACGGTGCAACCAAAAACGGGCATCCTGCAagacgacggcgatgcgTCAACGCCATGAGCCTCGCACATCCCCTGCTGAGGCGTGTTAGGCTtctgctggaggagctgctggtgctgcgcctccgcggcCATGTCAAACAGGGAGCCGGACATACCAGGCGTCATGGGGGATGTACGCGACCCAGGGAACCCAGCCGGGACAGCTGTCAATAGACTTGGCCCAGTCGCCTCCGAGTTCTTCATgaaccgccgccgctgactgCTTTCCGCTAGCTTCACCATGATGGGGATGCCGTGGCACGACGCGAACGGCTTCGTGTTGTGCACCTCCCGCGCCGCCCGCTCCGCCGCGCCCTCCTCGGTGTAAATCACAAACGCGATCAGTCGCATCATCGTCTCATCCTGCACCGGTGACGTATCCTTGTGCAGCGTCACCTGGCGCACACCGCCGTACACCCCAAACAGCTCCTCCAAATCTGCAATGGAGCAATCCAGCGGGATGTTGCGCACAAACAGCTTCATAATCTTCTTGCGCGCTTCGCCGGCGGGGGCGCAGTCGTGCTGCTTGCGCGCCCATTGGACCACCAGCGGCTTTGAGTCGTGCGCGCATACAGGGTTCATGCGGTCGCTGAAGGCCTCCAGAGCGCGGCATGCCTCCATGTGGTCCGAATAGCGTACAAACCCGGTGCCCAGGCCGACGCCTGTGTGGATGTCACGCATCACAGCACAGCTCACCACCTCACCAAAGGGGTCAAACAACTTTTGCAAGGCGACCTCCGTCATGTGGGATCCAATGTTGTAGAGAATCAGGttcgtgctgctgtgctccgTCGGTGTCATGGGCGTTGGCGTGGGCGACGTCGTCATCACACCCGGGTATTCGCTGATAGAAAAGGTCATGTTGGCCGGCGTAGTGGTGGAAGATGGCGGCGTGGACGGCGCATCAAGTACGCCAGAGATGGGGGTCACAAAGCACATGCCTATTGCTGCACCGGCCGCTGTGCCAGGCAGCCCTGGCATCAACACCGGCTCGCCAAGACGCTCCACAGAGAGCGTTGGCACCGGACGAGAGCCCGCCACACCACCGGAGGTGCCGTAGTTGGTTGGGGAGCGGCCAGCGATGGCGTCTGCTCGGCATTGCTGCGGCGTGTATTGGCGCAGAGTCAGCTCCTTGGCAGGCACGAACGAAGACCGGAGCACATCGGGAGACTGTACGCTGCTCACCAACGTGCCTGGAAAGCCTTCGTaggctccgcctcctcccacgGAGATCGGCGCAGACGTCAGCGATTGATTCGATGGgggcgctgctcctccggCCGATTGGCGCAGCTTTGTTGCGCTTATCGGAGGGGTACTGGGCGAGGACGCAGATGTCGCACGCggatgcagctgctgct
This genomic interval from Leishmania braziliensis MHOM/BR/75/M2904 WGS CADA00000000 data, contig 52, whole genome shotgun sequence contains the following:
- a CDS encoding RNA binding protein, putative, whose amino-acid sequence is MMKTGSVKPIVTASPMPIDVEQQQLHPRATSASSPSTPPISATKLRQSAGGAAPPSNQSLTSAPISVGGGGAYEGFPGTLVSSVQSPDVLRSSFVPAKELTLRQYTPQQCRADAIAGRSPTNYGTSGGVAGSRPVPTLSVERLGEPVLMPGLPGTAAGAAIGMCFVTPISGVLDAPSTPPSSTTTPANMTFSISEYPGVMTTSPTPTPMTPTEHSSTNLILYNIGSHMTEVALQKLFDPFGEVVSCAVMRDIHTGVGLGTGFVRYSDHMEACRALEAFSDRMNPVCAHDSKPLVVQWARKQHDCAPAGEARKKIMKLFVRNIPLDCSIADLEELFGVYGGVRQVTLHKDTSPVQDETMMRLIAFVIYTEEGAAERAAREVHNTKPFASCHGIPIMVKLAESSQRRRFMKNSEATGPSLLTAVPAGFPGSRTSPMTPGMSGSLFDMAAEAQHQQLLQQKPNTPQQGMCEAHGVDASPSSCRMPVFGCTVAYAPPDPRETSISCYPGTPQPLQVSVSGGGTPATVASLASNMMGGSPGRYHQQILTHVGEREGRVSPHSSSAAAPMQGHSYQQAASLSFDASAAAVYSGLSTFSKSNCQSFSDGRTGGSSGGVCPSRGFLHCSSSPGDANSTAVTAAADGGSPQMPASGPWYETAGGGSNQSGGFMMSAPPTRRGAEATRSPPAPTATSATGSVPPPGPLRLGSTLSVAFPSARGSLQQSTGVHRTSPTSMPVPGGVPTSHSVPGAFAPIGGQMNVALQPSTKLSILSSASTSDMSSVIPSNNFGSGTAPLNGAAHKTESPTIRTDASESWRRAVRTHVHNVKRQNDLCNVSGSLSSISLIRPSCNVLAPVTPSPTAAQEGGMLSLSGNEASAPGTTPSTSPISNSTLSGDQTGPKSIGTGSPSSGRMRYYNNPYSSESTKLFC